Below is a genomic region from Enoplosus armatus isolate fEnoArm2 chromosome 10, fEnoArm2.hap1, whole genome shotgun sequence.
TGGACTAGTATTGATCTAATAGAAACATTGTGATTTATGTCCCATAGCCCAGCCCCCTCTGCTGAGAGTAAggtctttctctcccctttaGTCTCCCCGTCACTCAGCTACTTTCTCCTACCTTTGCATCCTCTAAAAGTGCCCTTTGCCGGCTCTTGGTTCTTTTTCTCCAGGCTCGTTTTAGGTCCTCTGCCTTCAAGCCTGTCACCCCCAAAAATTTCAGCTCCATGCAGAACCTCTATCCGTCTTCCAAGTCGGAGGATGTGGACCACGGCGTTTCCAACGGGCTGCACAGAGCCTACGCCCATGCCCCTAAAGCAGTTTCCACCTCTTCGTCCTCTTCCTCGCCCTCCCGTCATGGAGGACCGACATCCAGTGGTAACAAGGTATCTGACCACATGATCACAAGTTGAATCCTTGATCACAAAACCTTTTCCTACACTTCAGTTAAACTTGGTGGAAAGTTGAGCTATGGGCCAGGGAGCAAGTGAATTAAGTTTTAGATTCAGGATCCAGTCTTTGTACATTGATTACAGAAGCAAAACAGTTAACTTCTCATGATTTGTCGTTTTATTCAGCCATTATTTGCGACTAAAATTAATCTTTTCTCAGCTTATTAATGTTACAGTGATGAATAACTGTATAATTATGACTCTGTAGGCCCTCTCCTCTGTGCGTGGGATAAGCCAGGAGGATGATAACCTGTCAGACTCGGGCCATAACTCCATGAGCAGCCTGCCGCCGTACCGGCCTCCCTTCCGCCCACACCTGGCTCACATCAGGTCTGCCGCAGCATTATTGTCTCAGCTCTGCTTTACATTCAGAAGAAGTGTTGCTGTAATTGATTTTTTATACTTAATGACTCTGTGGGTAGTGATGATGGAAGAGATTTTAATGGCTTTTGTGGTTTCTTTTTTACCCTAGTGCATCTATGGGCCACATCAACACCATCGGCTCCCTGGACCGAACTTCTCTGGGCCCGAAGCCTGTGGGGTCAGGGGGCGTGGCCATAGGCGAGATGGCGTGTCGGAGCATGGCGACCCTGAGCCGTCTGGCTCCATATGGAGGGGAGGCTCCACCTCCTTATGAATGgactctctccctgtctgttgaGGAGGTGGTGAGTACTgggcagatggatggatggatggatgggggggggATGGATGGGAGGAGCAGGCCAGTATGATTTACAGATTGGTACGTCATTCACGTTGTCTTTTCCAGGTCCGGGATCTGGAGGAGCGCCTGGTGGAGAAAGAACATGAGctgaaacagatgaaaagaaaccTGGACGAGAGTGAGGGCGCCATCGCTCAGGTGAATCTCATTGTATTTGTCTGCTCTTCACCATTAATCTATACATCCAACTGCCTCTCTTTTGAagtttgaccccccccccccatctgctCGCCGCATGCAGGTGTTTGAAGGGAAACAGCGTCTGtgggagaaggaggtggaggagctgaaacGCCTGTATGCCGCCAAGCTGCGTCAGGTTTCCCAGCATGCCCAGCGCTCCCAGCGCAGCCTGCAGTTGCAGCTGTTCAAGGCCCAGCAGGAGAAGAACCGACTGCAAGAGGACCTCGACGGCGTGAAAAGGGAGCAGAGCCAGGAGGCTGGAGCCATGGCAAAGCGAACCAGTCCGACTCTGGAGGAGACGCAGTGGGAGGTAAGGCTTTGGAAGGACACTTTATGGCAGGGAGAAGCACTTAAAAAGTAGTAATTACAGGGGACAGTGGAGATAAGTGAATTATTTCCTTGTTTGTCCTGTTAAAACGATCACAATGAGGTCCGTAGAGTAAAATGTATCTCCTGCCCCTGTCCCTTATTTATCTCTCAGGTTTGCCAGAAGTCAGGGGAGATCTCCTtgttgaagcagcagctgagggACTCCCAGGCGGAGGTGACCCAGAAGCTGAGTGAGCTCTTCCAGCTGAAGACGCAGCTCAGGGAGACTCGCACAGAGCTGCGCAACAGGGAGGGCCAAATAGATGCACTGAAGCTGGTCCTGCAGGGGACACAGCGTCGCAGATGTCCCTCTCAGACAGCACAAGAGGATGGAAAAGGAGCTGAAGAGAGTCCTTCAGCTGGGGCAACAGGTAGTTTTATGgatctgtatgtatgtatgtatgtatgtatctctTACCTGTGTGTGCATATCACCACTGGCAATGTTTGAATTACTCAAAAGGAATACACCTTACTTTAGTCATGCTGATGGAACAGACACAGATAAGAGCTGAAGTTTATTTGTTGACACAGCACTTATCCAAAAGTCTCAAAGGAGTTTACATATAAACTAGATCAAGCTGATCAACattcagtcagaaaaaaaaaaaattcttggACATCTTGTTGCAAAGCCATAACAAGTATTTGAGACTTAAGCCTGCACATGCCAAGCTGACATGCATGGAAagttggggggaaaaagtaaaagaagcTAGATAATTATATGCCACAGATGTCTGTCTAATATTACAGCAAGGGAGGTATCTAATCTGGGTTTCTTATCAACACAGCAGGAGCTTGACTGGGTTATTTTGAGTTATGATGTTTACATGCTTGGAACCAAAATCAGGTTATTTGACTAACCAGGCCAGGAGCAGAGTTCTCTGCACTTTTAAAAGCAGCCAATGTCTTTCATTATATTTCCCCTACGGCTCGGCTGGCCTGTAGTTGAAGCCATGTGAACCTCTCCGTTGCAGGAGGGTGCGGGGGCCCTACAGAGGAGCGTCTGCGCGCAGAGCTCCTGCTGGAGCGGCGCCAGAGCGAGGCCCAGGCCACCGCTtttgaggaggagaggcagacatggcagacagagaaggacaagGTCATCCACTACCAGAAGGAGCTGCAGGCCAGCTACTTAGAGATGTACCACCGCAATGAAGCGCTGGAGAGAGAACTGCACCAGCTGAGGGCAGgcagagagcgaggaggaggagcaggaggaggaggagggagcagaaaTGGGACATTGGAAATAGAAGAGCCAGAGTTGAGGAGTGAGAGAGCGGGTGAAAAACAAGAGGACAGACCTTCCTCTGGTTTGCCCTGGATAGAGAGAATTGAATCATCTGAAATTTGAATGTGACTTATTCACAATGCAAATAGTTTTCTCTCTGTAGTATGGTTTCTACGGCAGCCCATGTCCaccaggaaaaggaaaaaagacttACTAAGTTAAAATCATGAGATTGTAAATCAGTTTAGATTTTTTCGAAATTTTGTCTTAGTAAGTCAAAACTTATCTCAAAACTTTTACCCAAgtcagtttcattttttcattttcttttcctagCGAAAATGGGCTTCCTTAGGTTCCTGTCCGTTTGCCATTCTCTGCCCATGCACTCTTGTTGTTTAATGCCCTTATCCTGCAAAGACTGGACCAATAACCTCCTCTGGGAAACTGCTACTACTTAATACTGAGGGTagctgcacagaaacactgtcTGTGCCTCAGTGTCAATTCTAAAGAAATACAGCCAAGCTCCAATGATAAATAACCTGTAAATGAACAAATTGATATCATGATTGTTActattttgtgttcatttggtagttactttttgttttggactgctgTATAGTCTCGACAGTAACCAAAGGATTCAAAGGGATTTCATGCGGCCCGGTAACATCTCAGCACATGTTCAGTCTGTGGATTCAGGGTTCACCTGAGCTCTGGGAGCAAAGCTGCACCTCTGGGTTAAGTATCGAGGATTAAAGCTAACTGGTGCCAAGGTACTAAGGCTATTTCTTTGCCATCAAAAAAACGCTGTACCTTATTTAAGAACCTGGAAATGTTGGACTTTCTTCTCATTTCCAGCAGGTGAGATctatatattttgtacatattgtaattttgatttgattggccTTCTGTCATTGTATTCCAAGCACACTGTTGTCTTAAATGGGCGTATTTCCACTTCTTTTGATTGCAATGAAAGCGATCAATAGATTAGGATGCTGAACATGACTGCCCTGCTTATTGGTGCAATTAGTTGCACATACCCAGCCAATACCATCAAATGCATGACGTGAAGGTGAAGTTGTTCTCTTGTATTGTTTATAATTAATATATGAACATTCAAAAGCCAGCTCTCAGTCGACCTTTCAACATACTGTGACTCTTGTCTATTTACTGGAATTAAGActgtacagtataaatatatatgtttgttttggattCATAATAAACATTTATGAAGTGGTGTAAAAGTCAGATGGTGCATGCCCCAATGGCATTTTCTGGTGTAAATCAAGGCTTTATAATAggattttctgtctgttttctgaaTTAAACTCACCAGAAATCACTTGTCAAAATGTTAGAGGTGTAACTGATGGCATTCACCCGAGGGCTCAGACGGCTGCCTGCTCTGAAGGGGCTTAAATACTCCGCCGCTGAGCGTGCCAATAAAACCCAAGGACAGGAGCTTTATGACAGAATGAACAGAGCGGTGGAGGCTTTTGGGACTAATGTGGCTTTTAGAGGTTTAGCCTTCAATCCTTATCTCAGCCTCTCCCTAAGGCCCTCCCTGCCCTACCCGAGCCAGTCCTCGCATACCATCTCCTGCAGTGCAGACGGCGAAGAGGTGGAAGGTCAGCTGAgatggaaacagaggaggatCCCTGTTTGCTCAAGAAAATAAGCACTCCTATGGAAACCTGTCAAAAGTACAAACTAGAACAGAGTGCCAAGGATATCTTGGCAGGGAACGAGGCTTAAcacttgagttttttttttttaaatccacgTGTTATGTATCTGGGTTTGCAGCGAGAGCATACACTGTATAAAAACTAGTGTGAACAGTGAGAGACAGCACATGCAAGTACATAacgcagggttttttttgtgcagggTCGTAATCTAAATAGTTATGAGCTGTGGCTGACTCACAAAGCCCTTACCTTGgcatttaaaacattatataaaCTGGGGCTTAATATAACTGCACAGCTCAAGAGTGGTTCAGTGAAGTGGGATGAGAAAAGATTCTTACCTCACACGTTATCACTCTGTAGGAGGGTTGCTGCGCTGAATACCATCAGTGCTGTTTATCTGATGAATTATCATGATTTTTTAAACATTAGTGTATAATATGTCCCTCGTTGTGAAACTCATACAAATTAAAACCTCTAGCTTGACATCTAATAGACTTCAAGACTAATTAGAGTATGGATAACACAGCAACAGCACCACCAAGTGGTGATCAAAGTAGGGCTGAGCAGCTATTAAACCATAAAGGAAAAAGGTCAGTGAGTTACGGTAGGAGCGGTCCACCACCAAATGCCAGTACACACCTCCAAAACTGACTTGGAGTataaatttttattttaatttcagatGCAAGTATATGAAACATGTTAGAGgataaatatttacaataaaagttgcacacacaaaagcaggaaATGCAAACATTCAACAAAATTAATATGACAGAAAGTACGGAGCGCTAGCAGTCTATCTGAAGGAACACTCAAAGAAGCAATGAATGATTGTCAaccaaggaaagaaaaaaaaaactggaaactCAGTGAAAGTCCACACAAAACATGTGCTTTAACCCATTCCAAATGAAaccaagataaaaaaaaaatgttcatcttaTACTCTGACTGAGTGTAATGTtgcattgtcagtgtgagctATGCTGGTGCGGTGCTTGCTGAACAAATTAGCCTCACCAGAGTGTGAGGTGACATCACCATTTTCAAGAGGGCACCAGGAAGTGGCACTATTAGTATTGATCATCTAAACATGTGACACACTTTCCCCAAGTGTATGCTCACACGTCACCGGTTGAATAATATATACAAACTCCAACAACACCCAAACTATCAGCCTCTATAGTGAAATATGCGTAATCTGTGTTCAAGACTCCTTATATAAATGTACACCTTTAATACTAACTGCAAAGTGTGGTATGAACCGTTGCAATGAGCCCTGAGGAAATGTATGGATTTTAAAGTTTGTATTCTGACTCAATctcaaataaaaagcaaaacgTATGCAGTGGaggcattttttttacttttttcctaAGTATATATTAAACAACAGCCACAATGTTCAGAGGACTTCCCCACCCACGACGAGTAAAGCTGAATCACAAGCCTACAGCCACTGCAAGTCAGACCATACGGCTACCATCACACCACTTTACATCTCCAAATCACATGGCGTGCAAGCTTAAGATACACAACATGGGGGGCAGAGTGAGGCGATGGCACAACCATGATGTGAACCAAGTCAAGTCGTTAGTTTCGAAAGTCACGCAGTAGTGTTAAATATGCATTTTGCTGTTCAGTTTAATTTACTATTTTACATGAGCTGTCGTAGCGGTTGCaatgaaaaatagaaacaaagcacatttcacagtagtatatattttttgtttcctttttgtcattgtttgttatatacatacatagaaCAAGACAAATGGCTTCTACAATGAGGAAAATCTTGCTGGTGCAgtcagtcacaaaaaaaaaaaaaaaaaagctgttccACCATTGATGAGTTAATTGTTCTACTGATCAAAACGGACACATCAGCCAACAGTGACTTTCAAGCTACGTGAGGCCTTTATTACATCATGGAGGAGTAATGGGTCACAATCAAGAGCTCAATTCTAGACCTCCACAGTTCCCTTCACCAGCAAATAATAAACCTTCAACACAGCTCATTTCTCTGTGGTTTTCTCATGTACAATAGAAGTTTATTACCATCCTGAACTCAGAAACTGCCTATTCTATACCATTTACCCACACTCACCCATCCATAATCATTCAACTGCTTCTgtcacaaaaaaaggaagaagaaaaaaagaagcagtcATCCAACTCAAACAGTCGATAAagccaagaaaacaaacactatcAAGTATTACATACTTTAAAAAGATAAGCCTATAACTCTGCAGGCATTTGCAAATGAGTTTCAATGAATGATCCTTTTTCAGAGGTGCTTCTTCATGAGGATGTTCTCGTTACTGACAGACTCCTCACTCTACTACAGGTTGTAGTTGGACCATCCCCGCTGGACTCTGTATACTACGCAAAGTTGGAGGGTCCAAGGTGGGTTACGGGATGGCCAAGGCTGTCCAGAGGAGCACTGGGATAAAACCTTAATGCTTACAATAACAGGCCAGGAGGCCAGGGACAGAGGAAAAGGGCCGGAGCAAATGGTCCTGGAAATGCAAAAAGCTCCAGGGAACTTCATCCTTACTCGTGAGGACAGTGTGCGGTATCAAAAGTAGATCTGCTTGGCATGTGACGGATTCTGCTCCATGGGGCAGTACGGACATTTCAACCTGAGGATGAGACAGGGATGGGGGGTGAGGAGAGCAGAAACAGgctgttacagtgtgtgtggatcgattttttaatttatagaaagccatttatttccattaatTTCATCACAGTACTACAGGCTTAAAACATGCTTGCTTTTTTAGCTAAAGTTGTGTTATCGCTATGTGACAATTCAGTTGGCAGCAGGAACTATTTTGAAAAGCAAGAAACCACCAGTAATCGTTTCACCACGTCCATGTTTGCTCTCCGTAGTGATGGTTTTCGGATGGCCAATTAAGCATTACGAAGCTTTGGGGCTTTCTTTCTATTTGTGGTGAAAAAGATTCGAAGCATCGGGGCTTCTAACTCagcaaacacagtgacatcTAGTGGCTTGTAAAACTCATAGCAGCCCTTCAAGACTGGGGCCGAAGCACCACACACCTGTGTGCAATAAAAGTCCAAGAAGCCTGTGTGTCATTATTAAATCTGTACACTTTTGTTCAGAAGTGCTATTTAATGCAGTTGTGCAAAACgtaataacacatttttggtGACCTGAAACATAAATGTCTTTTTGGTGTAGTTCAGTCCGAGTGCCACTGTGGGCTCATGTTTTTaaactgtgtatcatccgtCCATCTCTAGCTATCCATCTTCTAGGTGTGATTTCCTAACAATATAGCTCTTCATTACAATGACACTTTGGCAGCTGCTTGTGTAATTTACATCTGGTATATTATTTGCGTAGTTGTGATCCAAGATAATACAACACAAGATTTTTAACAGTTATCCTACCATGCACATATCAGTCAATTGGGCTGTATTGCAAACTTACTTCCCAGCATTAGTCAGTTTGTTGAGGGCATCTCTGGAGATGACGTGGCCACAGATGAGCTTCATGGGAGGATTGCTCTCTGAGGTCTGCTGCCTGAGGATCGGGCAGGCGAACACAGAGTGGTACCAGCACTTCTTGCCGAGGTCGATTTCAATCTACATGAACAGACATGATGTGAATCAACTGAATggtgaaaaggaaagaaaaggagtgcTAGATGCCCTTTGGAAATTCAAAAGGGACTCACAGGCAGCTCATCTTTGTGCGTCCAGACTCCGCTGCACTGTCTCTGCTCGATCACCTGCTTGATGTTCATCAGCACAGGCAAGGCCATACAGCCTGATGcaaaactgcagagaaacagatatGGCAGCAGTGACTTAAATAAGACAACATGGTGATGACAGTGCAATGGCAACATTTATACTTCATcttgaactgaaaaaaaaaatctactaaTTAAATTGTTTCAACTTTCGTATAAATGTAAAGATTTTAACAGGAAACCAGAGAGGAGGTCTAGTGTGTTGTTGATGGTTTTCTAACCTAACACTGAGTGGAGACTCTACAGAGAGGCCCAGTAAAGCGCAGGCATCCCTGGTGAAGATGTTACAGATCTCAGCCCACTGATTTGTCTCCAGCAGACTGCGGTACGGAGAGTTCTCAATGCCATGACGCAGGTACACCAGACTGCCCATCAGGATCTGAATATCTGCAGGGATAAAAAAGTACAggtgtgaaaaacaacaaagacaaacatgagcATTGTGAGGTAGGCCTCATAATAATCACGTATTTGCGTTTAGAACATTTTCAAGTTACAAGTTAAGCATCATGTCAGGAACGTCACAATGATGCCACTGTATACTGTCTACCTCTCTGGTGCTGAGAGGCGAAGGGCTGGAAGTGCCTGGCATACTGCAGGGCCTCCATTTGGTTGCCGATTCCCCCACTGAGCAGGCTGATGAAGTACAAACGGTGCAACTTGAATTCTAGACTGCTGTTCAGATCCAAAAGGCGCTGCCGATTCGTCACAGCCCACCTGAGAAAGCACAGACATGAATAAGTACAGTTGACTATGTCAACACTTAAATATAATATAGCAGTCAACGCACTAGAGGGAGTTTTTTTAAGCAATTTTGCAACTATGAAAACACTTTTGCttgtctgacttttttttcccatgcgACGTTGTCTTGATAAAGGTTTCTGTACTTCTTGTAGTGCATTTTAACTAAGCTAAAATGTCTATCTCTATCAAGCCAGATTACTCTCTTCAGAAAGATGACGACTGTCTAGAGACagataacagtaaaaaaaagaaaaaaaagaaaagaaaacatactcTAGTGCCGGCCTAAGGTCCTGCATCCTCAGAGCTTCAAGGATTCTGTTCAGCTCCAGGAAAGGCTGCTTCATGCTCATATCTATAACTACACCAGACTCCTAAAAACAGACAAGGGCATTTTGAATTATTAGAAAATTCTTTCATTAATCATCCTGACAAAAAACAAGAATTACAGTAGATTTGAAGAGCCATAATGCTGGTTAAATTCATTTGCACTACTTCTTTTCAGAAAGGAATCATCTTAAATGTTTACACCAAAAACATTAGTTTGAAGGCTTCACAGCTACCTGACAGAGATCCTCTGCTACACTGAGCATTCCTTGTCTGTACAAGTGCTCCACAATGGTCTCACTCAggtatttctgtctctctggggTGTCCCACACTGTCTCTGCCACCACAGCACTGATCTCTGCATCAAAATTCTGCAGGGAAACATATCAGAGGTTAAGTATATGTATGCCAACTGTTAAATGTTAAAGAGAGATGCTGCCTGTCTTTACCCTGTCAATGGCTTTGCCCACTTTTGACACACTGCCATGGATGTCCTTATGTCTGGAGGCTAGCATCTGAACTGTTTCTTTGATATTCTTACAACACTGTGCCATAGTCTGAGATAGGACTGATAGGTCTGCATCTTGTACTCCtgcaagagagaaaagggaaaagtcaTCACTGTGCATGCTTACAATAACATGTGCCTGATGAGTTGATACAGCAATGATGAAGCATAACAAACAACATTCATTTCTGATGGGacaaagaaatcagaaatactataAAAATCAGATTGAATTCAATTAATTTGcaaatattatattttcatcGACATATAGTCATCTTA
It encodes:
- the rmnd5b gene encoding E3 ubiquitin-protein transferase RMND5B — encoded protein: MEQCACVERELEKVLHRFVMYGHQSEERLDELLRSVCEIRGQLVAFGVQDADLSVLSQTMAQCCKNIKETVQMLASRHKDIHGSVSKVGKAIDRNFDAEISAVVAETVWDTPERQKYLSETIVEHLYRQGMLSVAEDLCQESGVVIDMSMKQPFLELNRILEALRMQDLRPALEWAVTNRQRLLDLNSSLEFKLHRLYFISLLSGGIGNQMEALQYARHFQPFASQHQRDIQILMGSLVYLRHGIENSPYRSLLETNQWAEICNIFTRDACALLGLSVESPLSVSFASGCMALPVLMNIKQVIEQRQCSGVWTHKDELPIEIDLGKKCWYHSVFACPILRQQTSESNPPMKLICGHVISRDALNKLTNAGKLKCPYCPMEQNPSHAKQIYF
- the n4bp3 gene encoding NEDD4-binding protein 3-A encodes the protein MATSVQTLPLTRGPNKSFRNPFPAPPLSSRCGMGSVGSLVERSDVSPTKGSRAVPQVRPKQTNGLLKKGFTQRELLNYLNITRKEPKANPSSDGKKDIISGLSSASAREEDNLYAKVYHKDGTEVDLTKNSLPSGGKYEKARFRSSAFKPVTPKNFSSMQNLYPSSKSEDVDHGVSNGLHRAYAHAPKAVSTSSSSSSPSRHGGPTSSGNKALSSVRGISQEDDNLSDSGHNSMSSLPPYRPPFRPHLAHISASMGHINTIGSLDRTSLGPKPVGSGGVAIGEMACRSMATLSRLAPYGGEAPPPYEWTLSLSVEEVVRDLEERLVEKEHELKQMKRNLDESEGAIAQVFEGKQRLWEKEVEELKRLYAAKLRQVSQHAQRSQRSLQLQLFKAQQEKNRLQEDLDGVKREQSQEAGAMAKRTSPTLEETQWEVCQKSGEISLLKQQLRDSQAEVTQKLSELFQLKTQLRETRTELRNREGQIDALKLVLQGTQRRRCPSQTAQEDGKGAEESPSAGATGGCGGPTEERLRAELLLERRQSEAQATAFEEERQTWQTEKDKVIHYQKELQASYLEMYHRNEALERELHQLRAGRERGGGAGGGGGSRNGTLEIEEPELRSERAGEKQEDRPSSGLPWIERIESSEI